From Clarias gariepinus isolate MV-2021 ecotype Netherlands chromosome 1, CGAR_prim_01v2, whole genome shotgun sequence:
gttattttactttttgtccACTATGAGATGATGCTGATTTGATGAACTCTGCAGTTTCCTAAACTCATATCGGTCTTCAACTCGGCACTCACACACTCCGAACAGAGTTCATAATATCTGCACATACTTTCATTTGTTTTGCTGTGTGGATTACCTACAAAACTCACTCCCACTCAACACTTCTTCCTTTTTGTTCTGTCATGGTTGAACCTCATCAgcacccaaaaaaaataaataaagaaaaaaaaaaagagggccACCACTTGAATACCGCTCAaggaattgtgtgtgtgatggtttgGGTGATTAACTTCATTGACTGGGTTGTGATGTGTTGCACTGGTATGggtgtatttttgttgtcttaaccccccccccctcccccccccttcTGAAAAGAAATCAGATGTATTTCAATGTTGTAAAATCGGTGATTTATGCATTGTTATCCTtagaatgtgtttttatttcttgtggGTTTTTAAATCCGTTCATGTCTTGCTGTAATGAataccacacacaaacaacagacTCCAGCAAACCTCCTATTCCCCTTGGACTAAACAATCACTGGAAAAGACACTGAGAAAGAGGACTACATCCCCTGCATCAGCACAGCTGTCGTTATGAGACTCATCTCTAAATGCCTGTTTGGGCTTCATCTGCAGAGTCCACCTTCCACATCCAGGACGCCTAAAAAGTTGCATTTGTTTGGTAGCAAATCACATGAGCCCCTACATCACTTTGAGCATTATTACTCTTTTCATGCTTGTCTCTTTCTTTCGTGTGCATTAGTCTGAATGAGAGTGAATCATGTGTATAACCAAAAGTTTGCTTTGGGCTCTTTGTCTTGACCTTCATGCAGTGATTGTATAAAGTAGCAGCAAGCCCACTGAGAACTAGACATCAAGAGCAGATGTTTTGGTACCACATGCTTTAAAAGGTTTATCAGGCATAGTAGAGCCAGCTGAGAAAGACAAATGCATGCGAGAGAAAGGTGAGCCATGTCCTGTCTTTCCACTGCGCTATACATGTTTTGCATGCATGGATACACACTCGGATATTATCGAACCAGTAGAGGGAGTAACGGTGTCTCTTCCAAGTCTGAGTGGTGGTTGGCAGGACACTTGTGCACCTCtgcattttatatctttttttgttcccagaaaatgtttttaatgtcacaTTTATTTGCAGTTCTATGAATGATCATTGTCTTAGGTGCTGGGGATCCGATTGTCATTAtctattaatataaattttcttcagggttgatttttatttcatatcatTTTTCAttgctgtaattttaatatttttctttgtcaGAGCTGATGTATGGCAGAGATAGAGAGAACTCCAAATGTACATTTGGTGCAAAGAGATGATTATGATCAATGAtagtaataaatgaatgatgaaacTCAAACTGTGTAGGTAATGATGCAATGAAGATTCGTATCTCCAAACAGATCACGATGGTGAAGGAGGGTCTGAGGTTCTGCACGCACACACCACTGGATTTTGGATTGGTTTCACTTtattctaaaaaagaaaaggaaaaaaagggaaacacCACCATATTCAAGGTTCACCTGTAAACATTTCTCATATACAAAGTTTTggtgaaaatgaaaaacttcACTGGCACAAACTGTTAAACTCTAGTGTTGCAACATCTTACACACTTGGCCTCCAAGATCATGACATCAGACTGAGGAGTCAGTGCACTTCAGTGTACAGAAAAATCAAGTATTCTTGGTCATTTAGTGCTTTAATATTAGCTATTTCTACATAATTACTATCTACTAATATTTCAGGGAATCTAATAGaagtcataatttaaaaaaaaaaaagacctgttCACTAGGCTGAGTTCTAGTAATACATGGTTTTTTTAATGGAGACCAAAAAAATGCCTGTTCCCAGTTTACACTCGCAAACATCATGTGGTGTCTTCCTTGTAACATAGTTGGAGATGTTCTGCTCTGTTGCCATGGAGATGGGAAACCTGTGATTCAGTTGTCAAGGCATTTCATTACAATACAGTGAATAATGTCTAAAGGCTCTTTTTCTCTATCGAGAAATTTTGGTTCAAGTACTAACGATGTTTCCTGACAAAGTTCGTTTGCGTAACTGATCACCGTGAACGATGTGGTTGTGGGTTCGGTGGCCTCCTCTGAGGTATACCATTAAAGCTGAGGCcctctaggtgtgtgtgtggtctttaTTTGGCAAGTCTgcactgaggtttttttttctgtactagATGATTGACAAAGGGAGATCTTTGCCTGTACaactgttggtgtttaatgggGATTTTCTGAGTGATGCCAAACTTACTGCTGACTAATTTCACCTGTCACCTGAACTTTGTCTATTCACCATCCCTGACTCATCTTTTGTGCCTGAACAACTGcgagaaggttttttttttttttttatccccttGGCACCTGGACAGTCGTTTTTTTTCCTAGAAGTTGCCCTGAACTGCGACCGGTTTCCTGTTAACATCCTAATTTAGAACTGGTTTGAGATCAGTGCTGGCGGCTCGCATCAATCAGTGCGAGTGTGGTGACTCCACTTCGATCCCCATCAGCGAGGGAGGCAGCTGTGCGCCGGAGCCTGCAGAGGACCCGATGGAGTTCCTCGAGTTGCTCTGGTGGTGAGATGAGGCCACGGCCGGACGGATGAGTGGAGGTGGAGGGTGGTTGTGTGGTGTTCGGGTCTGGAGCGGACGCGTTTGAAGAGGAGGAGGCTGTCGCAGCAAGCTCGGGGGTGCACTGGGGGGAGTCGGGCGTAGTAAAGGTGGGGGTTGGGTAAGGGGAGGAGAAGACTGGCTGGAGTTGCTGGCTACTTCAGAGGACGGCTGTGGACTGCCCGAGTCTGCAGGGGACACAGTGTCCCTCTTAGTCTgcataaaacaaaaagatatTAAACATCAGGAAAGAGACTTTAAACAAACCATTCACTTGGATGTAATATTTTTCCTGAACCTTTTAgatgtttatacatttatactttattttactgTTATCTTTCCTCACCTCTTCATCTTCCACTCCTGCTGTCCCGTTCAGGTCCTTCATGGTCTCGCTGTTCCCCCGCAGCACTTCCTGTTCTGCCTGCCATTCGCGCAGCACTTCCTCCAGATTGAAACGGCGGCGGTAGCTGATGAAGAATGAGCTCACCTGACCCGCCGTCTTGTTCCCAATCACATCAGCGATGGCGGCAAAGTCTTTACCGTAGCGCCTGATGGCTACACAAAGCCAACATACATGCATGTAAATCAACATCAGAATAATTACTAATTATACTACAAGTACATGCTTTTAATTGGAATTATACCACAATCAATCACACCGACATCGAACGATATTGCGTCTGGGACactacaaatcttttttttttggtaaattttttcttttatttgccaTCAACTATACGAATATATTTTTCCTCATCTGCCATGATCGTCAAGTAGCAGGGAAAGTAATGATAATTTGACTTACCCTGTACAGCCAGTAGCTGCTCTTCTGTGGTCCAGCGAGAGTTAATCTTAAGAGTGGGCTGAAAGCGTGAATAGTGATAAACATGTTAATTTCTGTCGTCCATCAaggatgggggaaaaaaacaaaacaaaatagaaatgcTAGTTATGGAAGCCTAAGGGGCAGTTGCTAGAACAGTGAATAACATTTATGCAAACATTTTCtagaatattttattcacaaatggTTGtcataaattgttttttaagtaGTTAGGCAGTCAGCTTTTACATTACAAGGAAACATGTTTCTTGTTCAAGAAGTTGTGCATACACTTCAGATTCAATAGATGAAATAATTTATATTCCAGTCACACATAAATTCTGATATTTTAACTTCTGccaaaattgcttcagaaataaATCAGGTTGCAAACAAAATCACAGTAAACCCAGAGTATGTTAAAATATCAACACATTAAATAAGACAGTTGAATGTAGAGAAATAACTTGACTGCACCTCAGCTGGTCTTATGGGTTCAATACCATCCGCCAAACTCCGTTTGAGGACACTGTTTGCTTGCTTGATACTTTGAACCTGCGTGAGGATTGGTAAAGTTTGTCTTGTGATTAATATCGGTTTATACAAACCCATAACAAATAatgcaatgtgtgtgtatgcactatCGTGCAATCTTCACCTGTCTCTTGAGTGACACCAGCTGAGTGTCGAGCTGGCGGTTCGAGACGGTGCCTGACTCTGTGGAAGCCGACAGGGCGATGATGTCATCCTGAACCAGGTACATGCCCTTTGGAGGTCTGCGGCGTGCCCTCAGCGGATGATGCCGATATTGAGCTCCCTGGCTCTCTTTGCGTGTCGGTCCTGACCTCCCCGAGCTCCTTTCGCTGCCTCCTCCGGAACCGAGGGTCAGCTTGGCctgaaggagaaagaaaaaaagaaaaagaacacatTCTTGAACAccaaatgatcatttcttacgAAAGGTTGTCACACCATTTCTCAGCTTTCTACAAATAAATAGCTAATGACCAAATCTATTCTCATGTGAACTGACTATGCTCTAATCCACTTTGGTATGTCTTTCCAAACAGCGCTATTATTAGTTAGTAAGGTGACAGCACGGCTGCCATACTGCAACCAAGCAATGTTTTATGCAGACTTTATGCTTTACCTCTTTCTTTGCGACGATCTCAAAGTCGCTGTCACTTCCCTGCTCTCCTTCTTCTATATCGTCATTACTAACAGGCAGACATTGCATGGTTAAGAAATGCTTCGCAGGACACTCTCCTgcatctcttttgttttcctttgcGCTCCCATTTTGCTTGTTCAACCCCCTCACCtgtcatctttctctctcttgctaaTGAGTTTGCGGGCCTGTCTGTCCATGACGCTGGTGCGAGTCCGAGTCTTCTTCCAGGAGTAGTAATATTTCACCAGGCTGGAGATCAGCTTATCTGGCAGCtgaggaaaaagaaacaaaaaaataaatatatgtatatctcAGCATTGCAACAATCCTACACATATAATTACACTCAGGCATAGGTACACATTTACAGTTCATTCAGCTCTCTGGGATCAAGTTCAATCACAATCAAGCTTCTTGTGCTAGTGGCTGTTTCAGGCAATATATgctagtataaaaaaaataataataaattgtatattacattattatatgaTGGGAAAAAATCATCCTATTCTTTTCAGTTTTCGCATTCAATCAAATACCCTCTAGAATACCCGTTGTCTTACCCCTGTATATAAACCAAGGGGAGTAGCAGTTTGTTAGCGTTGGTCACTTATGTTGCTTTCGTCATACGGCTTCCTGCGCGTTGTTTTCATCAGTTTTCAATCGAgtgcaaatattttattcacatttaggcatttggggGATGCTCTTATCCATATAAAGCATACACaaatgctttgaagtttccatcattgaatagatccttacactgatTACCATTTTACTAACCAAGTACCAATGTCAAACTTGTAATTTGTGAGCGCAGACCTCCTTTcctttcaacaatatttttattgatttttaaagtaaacatgTGATGTGCTTTTCTAGGCACACTTGTATAATCTGGATTTATAAACCCCTTACACATATCCCTATAACCCCCACCCAACCCATCCCCAACTCCAATCCAGCCttaaaaaaatgatcaaaagagagggaaaagaagaaaaaatatatagttgcaAAGCGTCactgagcgggcccaagcaccctgcaccATCGCTACCCAGGCGCACCAGAAAGAAAATGGgcacagtgggcacatgcatttaaaggggacataCCAAGACCATTATGACAGTTTAGAAAAGGGGAAGTTTTATGTtcagacctccaaaaagccccagatgctgggggaaaaaaaagcattacactatgatgtcactcaatgtgatgtcacaaagttattaaccactttttagCATAAATATATTTGAGATATAAAAAATCCAATATCAAATGTATTGATATCACATAGGCCCAGTTTCTTGGCCATTATATAAATCCCCTAGGAAGACTACATCAAAATCTATTGggtgcgttttgcaaacaattcaaaataactgacttcctgttgacaTGACATGCAATGTGATGATGTGCAAATGTAAACCGGGTTGCGTGTGCATacgtgtaagtgtgtatgagctatgcagcaaaatctcataTGACAGACTGTCAGGCATACTAATGCcgattttcatgactttttgagcAAAAAGGTCCAGGTAATGGGGGGGGAcatccttagaagaacaagaaggCCCTTCACATACCATGATGCAATTATGGATTATATCATGGTGGTGGGCCCTAAAAATTATCCATACACAAGTAAAACCCAACCAATCAAGTAAAAAGTTCAACTAcaaatttatatgaaaaaaattaataaataaaagggcCCCCAAACCTGTTGTAATTTCAAGCTTAAATTCCAGATTGAGAAGTGAATCTTCTCCAAGGACGAACAGGACATAATATCTATGAGCCACTGGGCACTAATgccaaaaagagcaatcaggTGGCCAGGCTCAAGATTGCAATACAATATGCAAGCCAGGGTGTAGAAAAATGTttctccagaatttttccaaattagGCATGTCCAATACATATGAATGAGAGACGCGTcttcacttttacatttaccaaaGCAAGAATCAGCATCTGTGTAGAAGCGAGAAAGcttaagtttggagaaatgagccctgcGTACGTACAACCTTAAACGCTAAAAAAAGAGGGGCGGGCACATAAGTAGGTTGAATTGACAAGCTTAAGAACTGCGTTCCATGCATCAACTGGATGTTAGATTTAGGTCTTTTttccagttttaattttactccaAGTGCTGTGACTCAAATTCATTAATCCGCCATAAATAGTGGGCAAATAGTAGGCCTTTACGCAGCGGTGACAAGCTGAGGAAATTATGTAGAACATTTGCATCAGAAGCCTTAGGGAAATTTGGTATTGGTATTTCGAAGAGCTAATGAAGAGTCTTACttgcaaatatgaaaaaagtGAGATTTGGAAAGGGTAAAGCTTTCAGACAGCTGTTTAAACGATGCAAACCTATGATCAATAAAAAGATATTTGCAAAGCTTAATGCCTGTACCATTACTGTACCATTCTTGAGATAATGAATCATGTAAAGAGGATTGAAAGGGATAGTTAGAGATGATAGGactagagaaagagaaaagctCAAAGAACCACTATACTTCCTGAATTGAGCATTATCTCAAAGAAGACCTAATAACTGAATTCTTGATTGACTTAATTGAGGGGAGGGGAGTGCAGATCCAAGAAGTGCAGCGATTAGATGAGACAGCAGTCTTTTCCCTGTTCCCATCAGGAAGCCAGGTCCTCCTTGATGCTGTGGGGGTTACCATGGGGAAAATTAAAAGCCTGGTGCAGGCCGCTAAAAAAACCTGCCACGATAAACACGACTAAGTAGGCAGAGAGAAGTCCTGTAGAGTTTGAAAATAAAGCTCTCTCAGCTGCCTTATGTAGGCGTTTTGCTACGCATGATGTTGCACATCTTGGAAGCCAGTAAATCCCTTTGACACTATTTTAAAAGAGCTGTCGTGAGggagcacttcctgtttcaaaaGGAAATACGAAACATAAAGACTTAAATAACTTCTCTTAAGCAAACTCTAGGGAGTGTTGGAAGATCTACAAGACATGACATAGTATGTAATAAGTGTAACTGCAAGCTATAACAATTAATTTTTCTTAATAGTGGACCTATTTAAATACCGGTCTATGCTGGACTGCAGGACTCCCTGGCCGGCTATAAATCCACCTCTGTCCTGAAGCAGCGGGCAGATGAGAGCGCTCCAGATTACCCAAGTAatcctctcttcctcttttctcATTAATATTCCCACTTTCTTACCTTCACTTTATCTCCTGTACTCACATACACTCTCACTTACCATCTGTTGGATGCGATGGAAACTCTTCCCGTGGAAACTGAACGCCTGCTCAAACAGCACCTTATCCTCCACCGTCCACTCATCGGGAAAGGGCGTGAAGTTGGCCAGGTCAGCCAGGGACCTCTCCACATCATGCTTGTGCCACAGCAGCATACCTAAAGACTAAAGGATAAAGAAAAATGATATGAACAAGGTACAGGTTTGCTATAATCTACTAAAGAAAGCGCTCTAGCCTTTTCCCTACTGCATTGTGTGTGATTAGCAGGCAAGAACGGACACGTTTCCCGGTCCCGAGAGAATGACTGGGAACCCATTTGCTtcgaaaacaataaaaatgtggaGAAAAAACACTTATGAGAAAACTAGACTGCTCTCGTAATTCTTCCAACGCAATCTGTACGGAATCTGTGGTTAAGCTTAACTGATGTAGACGGTGTAGTTCAATATAATTACAGAGAACTGTTAAGCGTAAGCCTCAGCAACAGGACTTGCTTATCTGTTGCTTACTCCTGCAGTGTACCAGGGTTCCAACGTACAATAGTTAtaggtttatatttatatattacacacCTTATGTAAAAACTTACTGAAGGAAGACTTCAAAGACATAAAAGTTTCAGGTAAATAGAGTTTTCTCTATACAGTGAAAAGATGTGCGTGTTGGACAGAGATCATGTTAAAATGGGGCCAGAGTATTCATTTAAACTGTGGTTTGTCATACCTGTTCCATATTATATCCGTGCTTCTCTTTGGCCATTAGGATGTATTCGTCCACTGTAaagaacaaaatacaaaatgtttaacGAGGGATGATATCAACTGGTTTATAATCTAAGCAGCTTCCTCCATATAACATTACTTATGaactttagattttaaaaaagtatggtCTACATTAGACAAGCAAGTTTATAGTAAATGAACTTATAAACCCCATTTTCCGTGCTATTAGTTATGCTGATCCAAACCACAGTTAGTATTAGCTGGCACATTAAGCAGTTTACAATATAGTAGAAAGTTCCACTTCTcattataaaacaaacatttcctCGGTAAAGAAAGTGTTTATATGGGCTGTTCATTTAACAGTGAGGTGCTGTTTGTCTTCAGTACCACAATAGTTTATACTGTTCGAAGTATTTAGGCTATAGTGGCAATACTTACACATTGCATCAGACACTTGGCTGTCGGGTGACCACACAAGCATGCTTCTCTGGTCTTTCTCACTGTAATCAGACTCgagctctaacacacacacacagttatacatttCAACTCACCGTCCAATTTATGAGGCTTACATGCACATTTATGTAGTTATCAGCTAATGATCTGTCAGCAGCACAATGAGGTCTGGGCACCTGATCTTTTTCCCCCCGTTTTTTTAACTGTACACCTTGGGTGAGCTGTAGAATTCTTAAATGTGCTTTtgctcaccatggttgtaaagagtgattatttaacattattcaCATTAATAAGATGTTTCAGCCTGCAGACCCTCTGCATACaagattattttttctttgtctgttttgttttttagcacCATGCTCTGCaattttgtgtgtgaaaatcccagattAGCAACTTATAAAATAGTGAAACCAGACCATTCATGCTATAGATAAAGTTACTAGAATCACAACTTTCCCTATGCTGAGCCCTGGAACTGTACCTGCAGGATGTCATATGATTGGTTGATACGCAGCAATGAAGTCCAACATAACCATTTACTAGGCCACACAGCTCTAACACAGATCCAAGTTTATTTGCACAAAGATTATTAGTAGTCATCTGTAATTAGATTTGAATTGTGTGTGTTgaattatttgtttagtttgttaCACCAATTATACATTTAACTATATTGGAATTAGTTTTCCCATCCCTACCAATTTGTAGTATGGGTCTGACTGGTATGTTAACATGTTTTTCCTGTACTGAAAAACTAATTCCAATAgagaatgcatttatttatagagaGATGACTTACATATGGAGGACAGATATAACTGATATAATATTGTGCACTTGGCATTGCTTAAGTACATCAgaagaaaaacatgaatgttttaaaCCTCTCCTACCCTCCTTGACaatgttttttcatgttttctgttctgctttcatttttttcacatcatCACTTTCTAAAATAGCTTCTTCTTCCCTAACATTTTTGCTTGCAGGCCTCTATCTTTCCCCACACAACTTTACTTA
This genomic window contains:
- the rcor2 gene encoding REST corepressor 2 translates to MPSVMERSGSGVLSRSRAKTATNGNSHQHTDEESSDEEHSHDSMIRVGADYQAQIPEYKPELESDYSEKDQRSMLVWSPDSQVSDAMLDEYILMAKEKHGYNMEQSLGMLLWHKHDVERSLADLANFTPFPDEWTVEDKVLFEQAFSFHGKSFHRIQQMLPDKLISSLVKYYYSWKKTRTRTSVMDRQARKLISKREKDDSNDDIEEGEQGSDSDFEIVAKKEAKLTLGSGGGSERSSGRSGPTRKESQGAQYRHHPLRARRRPPKGMYLVQDDIIALSASTESGTVSNRQLDTQLVSLKRQVQSIKQANSVLKRSLADGIEPIRPAEPTLKINSRWTTEEQLLAVQAIRRYGKDFAAIADVIGNKTAGQVSSFFISYRRRFNLEEVLREWQAEQEVLRGNSETMKDLNGTAGVEDEETKRDTVSPADSGSPQPSSEVASNSSQSSPPLTQPPPLLRPTPPSAPPSLLRQPPPLQTRPLQTRTPHNHPPPPLIRPAVASSHHQSNSRNSIGSSAGSGAQLPPSLMGIEVESPHSH